From the genome of Oxyura jamaicensis isolate SHBP4307 breed ruddy duck chromosome 2, BPBGC_Ojam_1.0, whole genome shotgun sequence, one region includes:
- the ARL4A gene encoding ADP-ribosylation factor-like protein 4A, whose translation MGNGLSDQTPLLSSLPSFQCFHIVILGLDSAGKTTVLYRLQFNEFVNTVPTKGFNTEKIKVTLGNSKTVTFHFWDVGGQEKLRPLWKSYTRCTDGIVFVVDSVDVERMEEAKTELHKITRISENQGVPVLIVANKQDLRNSLSLSEIEKMLAMSELSSSTPWHLQPTCAIIGDGLKEGLEKLYDMIIKRRKMLRQQKKKR comes from the coding sequence ATGGGGAATGGACTCTCGGACCAGACGCCGCTGCTGTCCAGCCTGCCGTCCTTCCAGTGCTTCCACATCGTCATCCTGGGGCTGGACTCTGCCGGGAAGACCACGGTGCTCTACCGGCTGCAGTTCAATGAGTTCGTCAATACCGTGCCCACCAAAGGATTTAACACGGAGAAAATCAAAGTGACGCTGGGCAACTCGAAGACGGTCACTTTCCACTTCTGGGATGTGGGCGGCCAGGAGAAACTGAGGCCGCTGTGGAAGTCGTATACGAGGTGCACGGATGGCATCGTGTTTGTGGTGGACTCTGTCGATGTCGAGAGAATGGAGGAGGCCAAAACGGAACTTCACAAAATCACTAGGATATCGGAAAATCAAGGAGTGCCTGTCCTTATAGTTGCTAACAAGCAGGACTTGAGGAACTCTCTCTCGCTTTCTGAAATCGAGAAGATGTTAGCGATGAGCGAGCTGAGTTCTTCGACCCCGTGGCATTTGCAGCCTACCTGTGCAATCATTGGAGATGGACTCAAAGAGGGACTGGAAAAACTATATGATATGATAATTAAGCGAAGGAAAATGTTgaggcagcagaaaaagaagagatga